The following coding sequences lie in one Oncorhynchus kisutch isolate 150728-3 linkage group LG27, Okis_V2, whole genome shotgun sequence genomic window:
- the LOC109872213 gene encoding glutamate decarboxylase 1 isoform X1 — MATSEPTAAGGDQDPNSANLRPSSTNYDAWMQGCTRKLGMKICGFLQKNNSLGEEGRLAGSLSERQKNLFSCVNSDRDARFCRTETDFSNMFARDLLPAKNGEEATMQFLLELVDILTNYVRKSFDRSTKVLDFHHPHQLLEGMEGFNLELSDQPESLEQILVDCRDTLKYGVRTGHPRFFNQLSTGLDIIGLAGEWLTSTANTNMFTYEIAPVFVLMEQLTLKKMREIIGWPPGEGDGIFSPGGAISNMYSVMIARYKYFPEVKTKGMSAAPRLVLFTSEHSHYSIKKAGAALGFGSENVVLLSTDERGRVIPADLEAKILDVKQKGYHPLFVNATAGSTVYGAFDPINEIADICEKYNMWLHVDGAWGGGLLMSRKHRHKFSGVERANSVTWNPHKMMGVPLQCSAILVREKGILAGCNSMCAGYLFQPDKQYDVSYDTGDKAIQCGRHVDIFKFWLMWKAKGTIGFEQHIDKCLDLSQYLYDKIRNREGYEMVFDGVPQHTNVCFWYIPPSLRGMEHNSKEYREKLHKVAPNIKAMMMESGTTMVGYQPQGQKVNFFRMVISNPAALQSDIDFLIDEIERLGRDL; from the exons GGTTCCTGCAGAAGAATAACAGTCTAGGGGAGGAAGGCCGGCTCGCAGGCTCGCTCTCAGAACGCCAGAAGAACCTGTTCTCCTGTGTCAACAGCGACCGGGATGCGCGCTTCTGCCGCACTGAGACCGATTTCTCCAACATGTTTGCGAGAG ATTTACTTCCCGCCAAAAATGGAGAAGAGGCCACTATGCAGTTCTTATTGGAACTTGTGGACATCCTCACCAACTACGTCAGGAAGTCGTTTGACCGTTCCACCAAGGTTCTGGACTTCCACCATCCGCATCAGCTGCTTGAGGGCATGGAGGGCTTCAACCTCGAGCTCTCTGACCAGCCAGAGTCCCTTGAGCAGATCCTTGTGGACTGCAGGGACACGCTCAAGTACGGCGTGCGAACAG GTCATCCGCGGTTCTTCAACCAACTCTCTACTGGGCTGGACATCATTGGGCTGGCTGGGGAGTGGCTCACCTCTACAGCCAACACAAACAT GTTCACCTATGAGATCGCTCCAGTGTTTGTCCTGATGGAGCAGCTGACGCTGAAGAAGATGAGAGAGATTATTGGCTGGCCCCCAGGAGAGGGGGACGGAATATTCTCACCAG gGGGTGCCATCTCTAACATGTACAGTGTGATGATCGCTCGCTACAAGTACTTCCCTGAGGTCAAGACCAAGGGCATGTCTGCCGCTCCCCGTCTGGTGCTTTTCACATCAGAACAT AGCCACTACTCTATCAAGAAGGCAGGGGCAGCTCTGGGCTTTGGCTCAGAGAACGTGGTCCTGCTGAGCACAGATGAGAG GGGGAGAGTTATTCCTGCTGATCTAGAAGCTAAGATCCTCGATGTCAAGCAGAAg GGTTATCATCCACTGTTTGTGAATGCTACAGCTGGTTCCACTGTTTACGGAGCATTTGACCCCATCAATGAGATCGCTGACATCTGCGAGAAATACAACATGTGGTTGCACGTAGAC GGTGCATGGGGAGGTGGTCTCCTGATGTCCAGGAAGCATCGCCATAAGTTCAGTGGTGTTGAGag GGCTAACTCTGTCACGTGGAATCCTCACAAGATGATGGGAGTGCCTCTACAGTGCTCCGCCATCCTGGTCAGAGAGAAG GGTATTCTGGCGGGCTGTAACTCGATGTGTGCAGGGTACCTGTTCCAGCCTGATAAACAGTATGATGTCAGCTATGACACGGGTGACAAAGCCATCCAGTGTGGGCGCCACGTTGACATCTTTAAGTTCTGGCTCATGTGGAAGGCCAAG GGCACCATAGGATTTGAGCAGCACATTGACAAGTGTCTGGACCTGTCTCAGTACCTCTACGACAAgatcaggaacagagagggaTACGAGATGGTGTTCGATGGAGTG CCCCAGCACACCAATGTATGTTTCTGGTACATTCCACCCAGCCTGAGAGGCATGGAACACAACAGCAAAGAGTATCGAGAGAAACTTCACAAG gtGGCGCCCAATatcaaagcaatgatgatggagTCTGGTACGACCATGGTGGGCTACCAGCCTCAGGGCCAGAAGGTCAACTTCTTCCGCATGGTCATCTCCAACCCTGCAGCCCTCCAGTCAGACATCGACTTCCTTATTGACGAGATCGAGAGGCTGGGGCGTGACCTGTAG
- the LOC109872213 gene encoding glutamate decarboxylase 1 isoform X2 — protein sequence MATSEPTAAGGDQDPNSANLRPSSTRFLQKNNSLGEEGRLAGSLSERQKNLFSCVNSDRDARFCRTETDFSNMFARDLLPAKNGEEATMQFLLELVDILTNYVRKSFDRSTKVLDFHHPHQLLEGMEGFNLELSDQPESLEQILVDCRDTLKYGVRTGHPRFFNQLSTGLDIIGLAGEWLTSTANTNMFTYEIAPVFVLMEQLTLKKMREIIGWPPGEGDGIFSPGGAISNMYSVMIARYKYFPEVKTKGMSAAPRLVLFTSEHSHYSIKKAGAALGFGSENVVLLSTDERGRVIPADLEAKILDVKQKGYHPLFVNATAGSTVYGAFDPINEIADICEKYNMWLHVDGAWGGGLLMSRKHRHKFSGVERANSVTWNPHKMMGVPLQCSAILVREKGILAGCNSMCAGYLFQPDKQYDVSYDTGDKAIQCGRHVDIFKFWLMWKAKGTIGFEQHIDKCLDLSQYLYDKIRNREGYEMVFDGVPQHTNVCFWYIPPSLRGMEHNSKEYREKLHKVAPNIKAMMMESGTTMVGYQPQGQKVNFFRMVISNPAALQSDIDFLIDEIERLGRDL from the exons GGTTCCTGCAGAAGAATAACAGTCTAGGGGAGGAAGGCCGGCTCGCAGGCTCGCTCTCAGAACGCCAGAAGAACCTGTTCTCCTGTGTCAACAGCGACCGGGATGCGCGCTTCTGCCGCACTGAGACCGATTTCTCCAACATGTTTGCGAGAG ATTTACTTCCCGCCAAAAATGGAGAAGAGGCCACTATGCAGTTCTTATTGGAACTTGTGGACATCCTCACCAACTACGTCAGGAAGTCGTTTGACCGTTCCACCAAGGTTCTGGACTTCCACCATCCGCATCAGCTGCTTGAGGGCATGGAGGGCTTCAACCTCGAGCTCTCTGACCAGCCAGAGTCCCTTGAGCAGATCCTTGTGGACTGCAGGGACACGCTCAAGTACGGCGTGCGAACAG GTCATCCGCGGTTCTTCAACCAACTCTCTACTGGGCTGGACATCATTGGGCTGGCTGGGGAGTGGCTCACCTCTACAGCCAACACAAACAT GTTCACCTATGAGATCGCTCCAGTGTTTGTCCTGATGGAGCAGCTGACGCTGAAGAAGATGAGAGAGATTATTGGCTGGCCCCCAGGAGAGGGGGACGGAATATTCTCACCAG gGGGTGCCATCTCTAACATGTACAGTGTGATGATCGCTCGCTACAAGTACTTCCCTGAGGTCAAGACCAAGGGCATGTCTGCCGCTCCCCGTCTGGTGCTTTTCACATCAGAACAT AGCCACTACTCTATCAAGAAGGCAGGGGCAGCTCTGGGCTTTGGCTCAGAGAACGTGGTCCTGCTGAGCACAGATGAGAG GGGGAGAGTTATTCCTGCTGATCTAGAAGCTAAGATCCTCGATGTCAAGCAGAAg GGTTATCATCCACTGTTTGTGAATGCTACAGCTGGTTCCACTGTTTACGGAGCATTTGACCCCATCAATGAGATCGCTGACATCTGCGAGAAATACAACATGTGGTTGCACGTAGAC GGTGCATGGGGAGGTGGTCTCCTGATGTCCAGGAAGCATCGCCATAAGTTCAGTGGTGTTGAGag GGCTAACTCTGTCACGTGGAATCCTCACAAGATGATGGGAGTGCCTCTACAGTGCTCCGCCATCCTGGTCAGAGAGAAG GGTATTCTGGCGGGCTGTAACTCGATGTGTGCAGGGTACCTGTTCCAGCCTGATAAACAGTATGATGTCAGCTATGACACGGGTGACAAAGCCATCCAGTGTGGGCGCCACGTTGACATCTTTAAGTTCTGGCTCATGTGGAAGGCCAAG GGCACCATAGGATTTGAGCAGCACATTGACAAGTGTCTGGACCTGTCTCAGTACCTCTACGACAAgatcaggaacagagagggaTACGAGATGGTGTTCGATGGAGTG CCCCAGCACACCAATGTATGTTTCTGGTACATTCCACCCAGCCTGAGAGGCATGGAACACAACAGCAAAGAGTATCGAGAGAAACTTCACAAG gtGGCGCCCAATatcaaagcaatgatgatggagTCTGGTACGACCATGGTGGGCTACCAGCCTCAGGGCCAGAAGGTCAACTTCTTCCGCATGGTCATCTCCAACCCTGCAGCCCTCCAGTCAGACATCGACTTCCTTATTGACGAGATCGAGAGGCTGGGGCGTGACCTGTAG
- the LOC109871949 gene encoding Golgi reassembly-stacking protein 2-like isoform X1 has translation MGGLQSVEIPGGGSEGYHVLRVQENSPGHRAGLEPFFDFIVSINNERLNKDNDTLKDLLKASVEKPVRMLVYSSKTLELRESTVIPSNLWGGQGLLGVSIRFCSFEGANENIWHVLEVEPNSPAALAGLRPHTDYIIGADTVMNESEDLFSLIETHEGKGLKLYVYNTDTDNCREVVITPNSAWGGEGSLGCGIGYGYLHRIPTRPFEEGKKICFPGPIPSGEPISPLKDGFTQVQLSAVTPPPAMPSVPTGLEDSLSGLSISSAPPTIPSEFQTGLPTVPLLPTSISPSLSPLNPASTTFNPATTLPGLMPLPGSFSLLPNLTNLNLGALPDLSAVSLAGINGLPPPGTAGFPPLAPLPPLNLPGLAPLPPMLNMLSQLPLLPPGVTSFPPVNLSSLTLPTVSPEKQTLPDATVPSTATESAVASGTAPTESQASTETTSS, from the exons ATGGGGGGATTGCAGAGTGTCGAGATACCGGGAGGAGGATCCGAAGGCTACCATGTTCTTCGG GTTCAGGAGAACTCTCCGGGACACCGGGCAGGACTGGAGCCTTTCTTTGACTTCATTGTCTCCATCAACAATGAAAGACTG AACAAGGACAATGACACCCTGAAGGACCTATTGAAGGCCAGTGTGGAGAAGCCGGTCAGGATGCTGGTCTACTCCTCTAAGACCCTGGAGCTCAGGGAGTCCACTGTTATCCCTAGCAACCTCTGGGGTGGCCAGGGCCTGCTGGGAGTCTCCATACGCTTCTGCAGCTTCGAGGGAGCCAATGAGAACATCTGGCACGTGCTG GAGGTGGAGCCTAACTCTCCAGCAGCCCTGGCTGGCTTGCGGCCCCACACTGATTACATCATAGGAGCCGACACCGTTATGAACGAG tcggaGGACCTGTTTTCTCTGATAGAGACCCATGAAGGGAAGGGGCTGAAGCTGTATGTctataacacagacacagacaactgCAGAGAGGTGGTCATCACCCCGAACAGCGcctggggaggggagggcag TCTGGGATGTGGGATAGGATACGGATACCTGCACAGAATTCCCACCCGACCATTTGAAGAGGGGAAGAAGATCTGTTTTCCAGGTCCTATTCCCAGTGGTGAGCCCATCAGCCCGCTCAAGGATGGATTTACTCAG GTTCAGCTGTCAGCTGTAACCCCTCCGCCTGCCATGCCTTCTGTCCCCACGGGGCTCGAGGATTCGCTGTCCGGCCTGTCAATCAGCTCAGCCCCGCCCACTATTCCAAGCGAGTTTCAGACAG GTCtccccactgttcccctgctgCCCACCTCTATCAGCCCCTCCCTGAGCCCCCTAAACCCTGCCTCCACGACCTTCAACCCCGCCACCACGCTACCAG GTCTGATGCCTCTCCCGGGCAGCTTCTCCCTACTTCCAAACCTCACCAACCTCAACCTCGGCGCACTACCAGACCTCAGCGCTGTGTCGTTAGCAGGTATTAATGGGCTACCGCCACCTGGAACAGCGG GTTTCCCTCCACtcgcccccctccctcctctgaaCCTGCCTGGTCtcgcccccctcccccccatgcTCAACATGCTGTCCCAGCTACCACTCCTGCCCCCTGGGGTAACATCTTTTCCCCCGGTCAACCTCTCTTCCCTCACCCTTCCAACAGTCTCCCCAGAGAAGCAGACCCTCCCTGATGCCACAGTTCCCTCTACTGCCACCGAATCAGCTGTCGCCTCGGGAACCGCCCCCACGGAATCACAGGCTTCCACGGAGACCACGTCGTCGTAA
- the LOC109871949 gene encoding Golgi reassembly-stacking protein 2-like isoform X2 translates to MGGLQSVEIPGGGSEGYHVLRVQENSPGHRAGLEPFFDFIVSINNERLNKDNDTLKDLLKASVEKPVRMLVYSSKTLELRESTVIPSNLWGGQGLLGVSIRFCSFEGANENIWHVLEVEPNSPAALAGLRPHTDYIIGADTVMNESEDLFSLIETHEGKGLKLYVYNTDTDNCREVVITPNSAWGGEGSLGCGIGYGYLHRIPTRPFEEGKKICFPGPIPSGEPISPLKDGFTQVQLSAVTPPPAMPSVPTGLEDSLSGLSISSAPPTIPSEFQTGLPTVPLLPTSISPSLSPLNPASTTFNPATTLPGLMPLPGSFSLLPNLTNLNLGALPDLSAVSLAGFPPLAPLPPLNLPGLAPLPPMLNMLSQLPLLPPGVTSFPPVNLSSLTLPTVSPEKQTLPDATVPSTATESAVASGTAPTESQASTETTSS, encoded by the exons ATGGGGGGATTGCAGAGTGTCGAGATACCGGGAGGAGGATCCGAAGGCTACCATGTTCTTCGG GTTCAGGAGAACTCTCCGGGACACCGGGCAGGACTGGAGCCTTTCTTTGACTTCATTGTCTCCATCAACAATGAAAGACTG AACAAGGACAATGACACCCTGAAGGACCTATTGAAGGCCAGTGTGGAGAAGCCGGTCAGGATGCTGGTCTACTCCTCTAAGACCCTGGAGCTCAGGGAGTCCACTGTTATCCCTAGCAACCTCTGGGGTGGCCAGGGCCTGCTGGGAGTCTCCATACGCTTCTGCAGCTTCGAGGGAGCCAATGAGAACATCTGGCACGTGCTG GAGGTGGAGCCTAACTCTCCAGCAGCCCTGGCTGGCTTGCGGCCCCACACTGATTACATCATAGGAGCCGACACCGTTATGAACGAG tcggaGGACCTGTTTTCTCTGATAGAGACCCATGAAGGGAAGGGGCTGAAGCTGTATGTctataacacagacacagacaactgCAGAGAGGTGGTCATCACCCCGAACAGCGcctggggaggggagggcag TCTGGGATGTGGGATAGGATACGGATACCTGCACAGAATTCCCACCCGACCATTTGAAGAGGGGAAGAAGATCTGTTTTCCAGGTCCTATTCCCAGTGGTGAGCCCATCAGCCCGCTCAAGGATGGATTTACTCAG GTTCAGCTGTCAGCTGTAACCCCTCCGCCTGCCATGCCTTCTGTCCCCACGGGGCTCGAGGATTCGCTGTCCGGCCTGTCAATCAGCTCAGCCCCGCCCACTATTCCAAGCGAGTTTCAGACAG GTCtccccactgttcccctgctgCCCACCTCTATCAGCCCCTCCCTGAGCCCCCTAAACCCTGCCTCCACGACCTTCAACCCCGCCACCACGCTACCAG GTCTGATGCCTCTCCCGGGCAGCTTCTCCCTACTTCCAAACCTCACCAACCTCAACCTCGGCGCACTACCAGACCTCAGCGCTGTGTCGTTAGCAG GTTTCCCTCCACtcgcccccctccctcctctgaaCCTGCCTGGTCtcgcccccctcccccccatgcTCAACATGCTGTCCCAGCTACCACTCCTGCCCCCTGGGGTAACATCTTTTCCCCCGGTCAACCTCTCTTCCCTCACCCTTCCAACAGTCTCCCCAGAGAAGCAGACCCTCCCTGATGCCACAGTTCCCTCTACTGCCACCGAATCAGCTGTCGCCTCGGGAACCGCCCCCACGGAATCACAGGCTTCCACGGAGACCACGTCGTCGTAA